In Candidatus Manganitrophus morganii, the genomic window AGATTTGGCGGCGAAGAGCCCGACGGGACCGGCGCCGAAGACGACGACCACGTCGCCCTCTTTGATGTCGCCCAGCTCGGCCGCGAAATATCCCGTGGGACAGGCGTCGGTGAGCAGGACCGCGTCCTCTTCATCCATCCACTCCGGAATCTTGCTCGGGCCGACGTCGGCGAACGGCACCCGCACATACTCTCCCTGCGCGCCGTCGTACCCGCCCGCGGTATGCGAGTAGCCGTAGATGCCGCCGACGGCGCTCGCGTTCGCGTTCGTGTTGTGGCAGTTGCTGTAGAGCTCTCTGACGCAGAAGAAACACGAGCCGCAACAGATGTTGAACGGCACCAGAACCCGATCGCCCCGTTGCAGGTTCCGGACCGACGCGCCGATTTCTTCGACAATGCCGGTGAATTCATGACCGAACGTCATGCCGACGCGCGTGTCGGGCATCATCCCGTGATAAAGGTGAAGATCCGACCCGCAGATCGCCGCGCGCGTGACCCGGACGATCGCGTCATTCGGATGCTCGATCGACGGCCTCTCCTTCTCCTCCACGCGCACCCGGTAAGGGCCGCGATAAACCATTGCACGCATCATTATTTCTCCTCGCAAGATTTTTAGATTCAGGACCCGTTCCGCAAGCGACAGGCCGGCTTGAATAGACTTGGGTTCAGTCTAGACCCTTTGAAGAGGAAATTCAGTAAGCAGGGAAACCATTAAAAAGGGGTATCTCGCCGCGTCATTGCTGAGCGAATGAGCTTTCCGACAGACCGGTCGATCATCCGGATGCGCGTTGATTTGAGGAAAGATCGCTCCAAGGGAATAATAAAGAATGATAAAGATGGAAGGAAAGCCGGTATCGCAGGGAAAAGATGGCTTGCGGTTTTGATTGATCTATTTCTGTTCAGTCATTTCTTCAGAAACTCGGCCAAGATCTTCGCCGTATGCGATCCGTTGCGGGCGCGGATGATCTTCTCCGGCGGTCCCGCCGCGACGATCCGGCCGCCGCCGTCCCCCCCCTCCGGCCCCAGGTCGATCAGCCAGTCGGCTTCGGCGATGATGTCGAGGTTGTGCTCGATCAGAATGACCGTATTGCCCGCCGCCACCAATCGGTGCAACACCCGGATCAGCTTTTCCACGTCGGCCATGTGCAGGCCGATCGTCGGCTCGTCCAGCACATAAAGCGAATGGGAAAAGGCCGCCGACTCGGCCTCCACCGGCTTCGCCTTCGCCAGCTCGGTCACCAGCTTGATCCGCTGCGCCTCCCCGCCGGAGAGGGTCGGGCTCTGCTGACCCAGGGTCAAGTAGCCGAGGCCGACATCCTGAAGCAGCCGCAGGGCGTGGTGAATCCGGGCGTGGGCGGTGAAGAATTCGGCCGCTTCATCGACGCTCATGGCGAGCACTTCGCTGATGTTCTTCTCTTTGAAGCGGACCAGCATCGTTTCGGGGGTGAAGCGGGCGCCGACGCAGACCTCGCAGGCGACCGTCACGTCCGGAAGGAAGCTCATCTCGATCTTCCGCGCCCCCTGCCCCTCGCACCCTTCGCACCGTCCCCCCTTCACGTTGAACGAAAACCGGCTCGGACCGTAGCCGCGCATCCGGGCTTCCGGGGTCGCGGCGAAGAGGCGGCGGATCTCGTCCCAAAATCCGACGTAGGTCGCGGGACAGGAGCGAGGGGTCTTTCCAATCGGCGTTTGGTCGACTTCGAGGACGTTTCGGACCGACTCCCAACCGCGGATCTCATCGCACCCGGCGAGACCCGGCGCGCCGCGGCCCCGCTTGGCGGCGAGAAGGTGTCTCAGATTGTCGTGCAGGACACTCCGGACCAGGGTGCTCTTGCCGCTGCCGCTCACGCCGGTAACGCAGACGAGCCGACGGAGCGGAAGATCGATCTTGAGATTTTTCAGATTGTTCAACCGGGCGCCGACGATCGTCAGGCGCGGCTCCCCCGCGTTGAGCGGCGGCCTCCGCTCGATCAACGGATGCCGGAGCGGCTCGGCCAGAAATTTCCCGGTGACCGATTCGGGATGACGCATCAACTCTTTCACGGAACCCTGGGCCACCACATGCCCGCCGTTGCGTCCGGCGCCGGGACCGAGATCGACCACATACTCCGCGCGGCGGATCGTCTCCTCGTCATGCTCGACCACCACCACGGTATTCCCCTTCGCTTCGAGCGCGTGGAGGGTGTCGAGCAATAGGCGGTTGTCGCGCGGATGGAGGCCGATCGTCGGCTCATCGAGGATGTAGCAGACGCCGCGCAGGTTCGATCCGAGCTGCGAGGCAAGGCGAATCCGCTGGGCCTCGCCGCCGGAGAGGGTCGGCGCCGCCCGATCGAGCGAAAGATAGCCGAGGCCGACCTGCTTTAAAAACGCCAGACGGGATCGGATCTCCGCCAGAAGATCCCGGGCGATCTCCGCTTCCCGTCCCTTTAGCTTGAGATCACGGAAAAACCGCTCCGCCGCTTCAACCGGAAGGGCGGCCATCTCGGCGATATTTTCATTTCGGAAACGGACGGCGAGCGCCTCCGGGCAGAGGCGCTTCCCCTCACAGGCGGGGCAGGTCGCTTCGGCCCCTTCCCACCAGGCGTTCCACCAGATCTCCTCCCCCGTCTGCTCCTGATCGAACCCCGGAAGGACGATTCCCGTTCCATAACAGCGCCCGCACCAGCCGTGCTTCGAGTTGTAGGAGAACAGGCGCGGATCGAGCTCGGCGAAGCTGCGGCCGCAGCGGGCGCAGGCCCGCTTGATCGAGAAAATTTTCTCGGAGGGGGCGATCTGGACGACCCCCTTCCCGAACGCCAACGCGCGGGTCAGCAGCGCGCGCAGCGCGGCCTCCGCCGACGGCTGGACCTTGATCTCGCCGATCGGCAATTCAATGTTGTGCTCCTTGAACCGGTCGAGCCGCGGCCACGGCGCAACCGGCGTCATCACCCCGTCGACCCGAAGCTGTGTAAAACCTTTCGCCTCCGCCCACTTCGCCAGGTCGGTGTAATAGCCTTTCCGGGCCACGACGAGCGGCGCCAGCAGACTGATCCGTTTCCCGCGTTCATCGCGCATCAATCGGGCCAGGATCGCTTCCGGCGTCTGCTGCTCGATCTCGATATCGCAATCGGGACACGATTGCGTCCCGAGCTTCACGAAGAGGAGCCGGAGAAAATGGTAAATCTCGGTCATCGTCGCGACGGTGCTCTTCCGTCCCCCGCGGCTGGTCCGCTGCTCGATCGCCACCGTCGGCGGGATGCCGAAGATCGCATCGACGTCGGGCCGGGAGGAGGGCTGGACGAACTGCCGGGCGTAAGCGTTGAGCGATTCGAGATACCGCCGCTGCCCCTCCCCGAAAAGAATATCGAACGCCAGCGTGCTCTTGCCGCTCCCGCTCACCCCGGTGATGACGGTGAACCGGTCGCGCGGAATTTCGACATCGACCCCCTTCAGGTTGTGCTCCCGCGCGTTATGGATCCGGATCACATCGTTCTTTCCCGATCGATTCGCGCGGCGCGCCGGACGGGCCGACGGCACGACCGAGACGACCGCCTGCGCATACGCTTTCAAAGCGACACCGGTGTGGCTCCGGTCGCACTTGGCGACTTCCTCCGGCGTCCCGGCGCAGACAATCTCCCCACCGGCATCGCCCCCCTCGGGACCGAGATCGATGATCCAATCCGACGCGCGGATCACATCGAGGTTATGCTCGATCACCACCAGCGAATGTCCCTCGGCGAGCAGCCGCCGAAAAGCGCCGAGGAGCTTGGCGATGTCGTGAAAGTGGAGTCCGGTCGTCGGCTCATCGAAAAGGAAGAGAAGTCCTGTTTCACCCGCTTTTCCGCCGTGGGCTTCGGCGAGAAACCCGGCGAGCTTCAGCCGTTGCGCCTCGCCGCCGCTCAAGGTCGGAACCGGCTGGCCGAGCCGAAGGTAATCGAGCCCGACCGCCTGGAGCGGCTCCAACGATCGGGCGACCTCGACATCGCCCGCAAAAAAAGCGAGCGCTTCGGAGACGGTCATTTCGAGCACATCGGCAATCGACTTAAGCGCCCCCTTCTCGGGGGCGTTCGACGGGGCCACCTTCACCTCCAACACTTCCGGCCGGTAGCGGCGGCCGTCGCAGTCGGGACAGCGAAGGTAGACATCGCTCAAGAACTGCATCTCGACATGCTCGAAGCCGCAGCCGGCGCAGGTCGGGCAGCGCCCCGTCCCCGCGTTGAAGCTGAAGGTCGATGCCAGATAGCCCCGCTCGCGCGAGAGCGGCTCGGCGGCAAAGGCTTTGCGGATCGCCTCAAACGCCCCGACGTAGCTCGCCGGGTTGGAGCGGGTCGTCCGCCCAATCGGCGATTGGTCGACGAGGACCACGTCGCGGATCTGCTCATGGCCCCGGAGCGCCCGGTGCCGGCCCGCCGGTTCGGTCGGCTTCCCCTTGATTTTGCGGAGCGCCCGATAACAGACATCCTGCAGGAGGGTCGATTTTCCCGAGCCGCTCACCCCGGTCAAACAAACCAGCCGCCCCAGCGGGATCTTCACATCGACGTTTTTCAGATTATTTTCCGCCGCCCCCACGATCTCAAGCGACGCGGATGCCGGCGGCTTCGGGGCCCGATCTGCTTCCGACGCGACGGCGCGTTTTCCGGTGAGGTATTCGGCGGTGAGAGAGCGGCGCGCCCGCAGCAGTTGTCCGGGGGTGCCGAAGAAGACGATCTCTCCGCCCCGCTCCCCCGGCCCCGGCCCCAAATCGAGAATCCGGTCGGCGGCAAGCATCACCTGCGGGTCGTGCTCCACGACGATTAGCGAATTTCCGGCGTCGCGAAGGCGTTGGAGGACACCGATCACCCGTCCCATGTCGCGCGGGTGCAGCCCGATGCTCGGCTCGTCGAGGACGAAGAGGGTGTTGACGAGCGACGTGCCGAGGGCGGTCGTCAGATTGATCCGCTGGACTTCGCCGCCGGAGAGGGTCCGCGACTGGCGGTCGAGGGAGAGATAGCCGAGCCCGACCTCGACGAGATAACGGAGGCGTGTCCGGATTTCTTTGAGGAGGAGATCGGTCGCTTCATCCAACGGCGCCGGAAGCTGAAGCCGGTCGAAAAAACCGGCGCAGCGCTCGATCGGGAGGAGCATGACGTCATGGATCGTCAGCCCCGGAAGCGCGGCGAAGGCCGCGGTATCGATCGAGACGGAGGCCGGCTTGAACCGGCGCTCGGGCGGAAGCGCCCGATCGGCATCTTCCCCGGTCCCGATCCGCCAGAGGAGGGGGTCGGGTTTGAGCCGGGCGCCGAGGCAATCGGCGCAGGGAAGATAGGCGCGGTACTTCGAGAGAAGGACCCGGATGTGCATCTTGTAGCTCTTCGTCTCCAGCCACCGGAAAAACCGGCGCACGCCGTACCACTTTTTATCCTCCCACTCCCCCTCTCCTTCGATCACCCACCGTTTCTCCTCTTCGCCGAGCTGTCGCCAAGGGGTGTCGATCGGAATCCCGCGGCGGCGCGCGAGCCGGATCAGATCCTCCTGGCACTCGCGGTTGCTCTCGGTCTGCCAGGGGCGGACCGCCCCCTGTGCGAGGCTCTTCCCTTCATCGGGGATGACGAGGCCGTCGTCGATCCCCATTGTCCGGCCGAAGCCGCGGCAGGCGTCGCAGGCGCCGATCGGCGAATTGAACGAAAAGAGGCTCGGCGACGGATCGCGATAAACGAGATCGCAGTCGGGGCAATGGAAGTCGGAAGAAAAGCGACGGGGCGCGCCGGTCTGACCGGCCTCATCGAACGGATAAATCGAAACACGGCCCCGTCCCTGGTGAAGAGAGATCTCCAGCGCCTCGACCAGGCGGGGGCGGCGATCGGGAGTGAGCCGGACGCGATCGGAAATCACTTCGAGAAGCCCGTTCTGCTCCCGGTGAATCCGCGTGTAACCCTGTCCGGCGAGCAAGCCCTTCATCTCTTCCGCCGAGAAGTTCTGCGGAATCGGCACGGGGAAAACGATCAACGCCGACAACCCGTTTTCGTCTTTTGCCAGAAGCTCCTCGGCGATGCTGTCGGCCGTGTCGCGCCGGACGATCCGGCCGCAGCCGCGGCAGTAGAGCCGGGCGGCGCGCGCAAAGAGGAGCTTGAGGTGGTCGTTCAACTCGGTCATGGTTCCAACCGTTGAGCGCGAGGTCCGGACCGGGTTGGTCTGATCGATCGCGATCGCCGGCGGAATCCCTTCGATCCGGTCGGTCCGGGGCTTGTCCATCCGGTCGAGAAACTGCCGGGCGTACGGCGAGAAAGTTTCGACGTAGCGGCGCTGCCCCTCGGCATAAATCGTATCGAACGCGAGCGACGATTTCCCCGAGCCGCTCACCCCGGTAACGACGATCAATTCGTTGAGCGGAAGCTCCAGTTCAAGCCCCTTCAGATTGTTCTGCCGGGCCCCTTTGATGGAGATAAAATCTTTCGACATGTGTCATCTT contains:
- a CDS encoding glutathione-dependent formaldehyde dehydrogenase; this translates as MMRAMVYRGPYRVRVEEKERPSIEHPNDAIVRVTRAAICGSDLHLYHGMMPDTRVGMTFGHEFTGIVEEIGASVRNLQRGDRVLVPFNICCGSCFFCVRELYSNCHNTNANASAVGGIYGYSHTAGGYDGAQGEYVRVPFADVGPSKIPEWMDEEDAVLLTDACPTGYFAAELGDIKEGDVVVVFGAGPVGLFAAKSSWLMGAGRVIVVDHLDYRLEKAQTFAQAETINFTEHDDIVMHIKKMTDFLGADLCIDAVGCESDGSFFQVLTSSKMKLQGGSPVALNWAIDSVRKAGNVSAIGGYGPLFSAVKFGDAMNKGLTIRTNQCSVKRHWPRLFEHVRNGVLKPSEIVTHRIPLEEIAEGYHIFSSKLDNCIKPLIQPQAQAA
- the uvrA gene encoding excinuclease ABC subunit UvrA, whose product is MSKDFISIKGARQNNLKGLELELPLNELIVVTGVSGSGKSSLAFDTIYAEGQRRYVETFSPYARQFLDRMDKPRTDRIEGIPPAIAIDQTNPVRTSRSTVGTMTELNDHLKLLFARAARLYCRGCGRIVRRDTADSIAEELLAKDENGLSALIVFPVPIPQNFSAEEMKGLLAGQGYTRIHREQNGLLEVISDRVRLTPDRRPRLVEALEISLHQGRGRVSIYPFDEAGQTGAPRRFSSDFHCPDCDLVYRDPSPSLFSFNSPIGACDACRGFGRTMGIDDGLVIPDEGKSLAQGAVRPWQTESNRECQEDLIRLARRRGIPIDTPWRQLGEEEKRWVIEGEGEWEDKKWYGVRRFFRWLETKSYKMHIRVLLSKYRAYLPCADCLGARLKPDPLLWRIGTGEDADRALPPERRFKPASVSIDTAAFAALPGLTIHDVMLLPIERCAGFFDRLQLPAPLDEATDLLLKEIRTRLRYLVEVGLGYLSLDRQSRTLSGGEVQRINLTTALGTSLVNTLFVLDEPSIGLHPRDMGRVIGVLQRLRDAGNSLIVVEHDPQVMLAADRILDLGPGPGERGGEIVFFGTPGQLLRARRSLTAEYLTGKRAVASEADRAPKPPASASLEIVGAAENNLKNVDVKIPLGRLVCLTGVSGSGKSTLLQDVCYRALRKIKGKPTEPAGRHRALRGHEQIRDVVLVDQSPIGRTTRSNPASYVGAFEAIRKAFAAEPLSRERGYLASTFSFNAGTGRCPTCAGCGFEHVEMQFLSDVYLRCPDCDGRRYRPEVLEVKVAPSNAPEKGALKSIADVLEMTVSEALAFFAGDVEVARSLEPLQAVGLDYLRLGQPVPTLSGGEAQRLKLAGFLAEAHGGKAGETGLLFLFDEPTTGLHFHDIAKLLGAFRRLLAEGHSLVVIEHNLDVIRASDWIIDLGPEGGDAGGEIVCAGTPEEVAKCDRSHTGVALKAYAQAVVSVVPSARPARRANRSGKNDVIRIHNAREHNLKGVDVEIPRDRFTVITGVSGSGKSTLAFDILFGEGQRRYLESLNAYARQFVQPSSRPDVDAIFGIPPTVAIEQRTSRGGRKSTVATMTEIYHFLRLLFVKLGTQSCPDCDIEIEQQTPEAILARLMRDERGKRISLLAPLVVARKGYYTDLAKWAEAKGFTQLRVDGVMTPVAPWPRLDRFKEHNIELPIGEIKVQPSAEAALRALLTRALAFGKGVVQIAPSEKIFSIKRACARCGRSFAELDPRLFSYNSKHGWCGRCYGTGIVLPGFDQEQTGEEIWWNAWWEGAEATCPACEGKRLCPEALAVRFRNENIAEMAALPVEAAERFFRDLKLKGREAEIARDLLAEIRSRLAFLKQVGLGYLSLDRAAPTLSGGEAQRIRLASQLGSNLRGVCYILDEPTIGLHPRDNRLLLDTLHALEAKGNTVVVVEHDEETIRRAEYVVDLGPGAGRNGGHVVAQGSVKELMRHPESVTGKFLAEPLRHPLIERRPPLNAGEPRLTIVGARLNNLKNLKIDLPLRRLVCVTGVSGSGKSTLVRSVLHDNLRHLLAAKRGRGAPGLAGCDEIRGWESVRNVLEVDQTPIGKTPRSCPATYVGFWDEIRRLFAATPEARMRGYGPSRFSFNVKGGRCEGCEGQGARKIEMSFLPDVTVACEVCVGARFTPETMLVRFKEKNISEVLAMSVDEAAEFFTAHARIHHALRLLQDVGLGYLTLGQQSPTLSGGEAQRIKLVTELAKAKPVEAESAAFSHSLYVLDEPTIGLHMADVEKLIRVLHRLVAAGNTVILIEHNLDIIAEADWLIDLGPEGGDGGGRIVAAGPPEKIIRARNGSHTAKILAEFLKK